TATGCTAAAATACAAGCAAACGTACTCATTTTAAGTTCACATGAGGCTTTCCTTTGCAAGTGAGCAGACACGGATTAACCACTCCAAATCTGCCACTGTTTCCCTCGTGAGCTGTGACCAATTCACCTCCTAAACCTCAGTAAGTGCACGGATCCCTTTCTCTCTGAAAACTCCATTATATTGACGGGGTCAACTTCAAGAAATGAGATGTTAAAATTCCAATATATAAGCACAAGTCAGCCTCTCTACTTTATATCAGCAGACGAACATGAAATACACTCCTACTTCTGCTGGATTCTTGATTTGTTTCGTTCTTTTAGGAGCTTCCTTGGCTGCTTCATATGGTGCGGGTCTCTCTCATGTCTCAATGATTAATGCTTTCGTTATTACAAAGGGGGTTTTTGTTatgttcaaaattaattagttgactTGTTGAGAACTTTTCTTTTGCAGACGGGCCATTGTATGATTTTACTGCTTACACCGAGGTAAACATTTACATATGgtgattaatattattaatagtttCTAGTTCTATTGTTCGACTGATATGCACAATGTTATTTGGCTGCAGTGTAAAGAGCTGCCAGAGCAGCCACTCTACAATGGAGGAATGCTCAAAAATCACCCTCCAGAAAATTTCAGTAGCATTGCCCACTTCTCGACTGGTTTCTATACACCAGCTTTCATATTGCACAATCTCACACCGGGCACCATCTACTGTTTCTCTAGTAAGAATCCTTATGTCTCCATGAATTTTTACTTGCCTATGCACGTCGCAAGGTACTGCAATTAATATGCTAATGCTTTCACCGGGGCAAAGCTTGATTCAGTGTCCTTGCAAAGGCGAATAAAATATGCACATTCTAGCCCCTTACATTAGATGTTGCAATGGTTCTTATTTTCTCTACTGCATAACAGTTTGGTTGAAGATTGAGGGTGCTAATTCGGCTCACGTAAGGGCAAGCCTAAAGACAGAGAACTCAGTGTACAATTGTGTAGGGTCTGCTGCTGCCAAACAAGGATGCTGGTCATTTCTCAAAGGcggatttgttcttgattCGCCATCAAACTTATCTATATTATTCTTTCAGGTAATTTCGCAGCCGTAAAATCAAATATCACATCGCATATTACGCTTCTTAAGGCAAAATTGAGCAACGTATATTGTTTGGAGATGAAATTGACCCTTTTGCTTGTATGTTGATTATTTAGAATTCGGATGACAGGGATATCAATATAGCAGTTGCTAGCGCTTCGTTGCAGCCATTTACTGATGAGCAATGGAGGTTCAACCAgcaatatataattaacacTGTAATTACAAGTAACACTTGTTTATTACTATGTAATTGTTGCAATATATCTTGTGCCAAAAtcagtcaaaattttaaaatgccaAACACTTTCATATAGTTTCGTGATCTGTTAAATGGAAAACTAATTGCACAAATAACTCTGTTAAACAATACAGGAAAGGAAACGGGCTGTGACAATCCATGCAGCAGATGGAAGTGGAGATACATTACAAGGGGCAGAAATCACAATAGAGCAGGTCTCAAAAGATTTTCCCTTTGGATCTGCAATTGCAAGTACAATTCTTGGAAACTTACCCTATCAGGTAACCTATTGCTTTAATTGATTCAATGTAAAAGTCTTCGGAATTGCTATTATGTATCCCATGAAAGTCTTGTCACACTGCATTCTACAATAATGCGATTATTCTGATGGTTACAGAAATGGTTTGTTGAGCGATTCAATGCAGCTGTATTCGAAAACGAACTGAAATGGTATGCAACAGAACCAGAGCAAGGCAAGATCAACTACACTATAGCAGATCAGATGATGGAATTTGTTAGATCTAATCAACTAATTGCCAGAGGCCACAATATATTCTGGGAAGATCCTAAATACACACCAGCATGGGTTCGCAATCTCACTGGTCCTGCACTACAATCAGCTGTCAACTCCCGGATACAAAGCCTGATGAACAAATACAAAGAAGAGTTCATACATTGGGATGTCAGCAATGAGATGCTTCACTTCGATTTCTATGAGCAGCGACTAGGCCATGATGCAACCTTGCATTTCTACGAAACAGCACACCAATCAGACCCTTTAGCAACTCTATTCATGAATGAATTCAACGTGGTGGAGACTTGCAGTGATGAGAACTCAACCGTCGATAGATACATTTCAAGACTAAGAGAACTGAAAAGGGGCGGGGTGTTGATGGATGGCATAGGCCTAGAAAGTCACTTTACAGTTCCAAATCTTCCTCTCATGAGAGCTATCCTAGACAAACTGGCCACACTGAATCTCCCAATTTGGCTTACAGAAGTCGATATCAGCGGCAAACTCGATAAGGAAACACAGGCAGTTTACCTAGAGCAGGTATTAAGGGAAGGCTTCTCACATCCTTCAGTGAACGGAATAATGCTTTGGACAGCATTACATCCTAATGGGTGTTACCAAATGTGCCTGACTGATAATAATTTGCAGAATCTGCCTGCTGGTAACATAGTTGACAAACTTTTGAAGGAGTGGCAAACTGGTGAAGTAACGGGTCACACGGATGGCCATGGTTCATTTAGCTTTTACGGCTTCTTAGGTGAATACACAGTGAGTGTTAAGTATGGCAATAGAACTGCAAACTCAACATTTTCGCTCTGTCAAGGCGATGAAACTAGACACGTTACCATTCGAGTGTAAGGCATAGcagattataattatattgcAGTTGCATAATGGTTCGTATGTATGGTGCAATCTATTAGATCAATCCCTCAAATCAAACACAAACAATTATATCTCATCTGTAAGATCACCAAATCATGCTGTAGAGCTTAAGTCaactttttgaaaaagttgcGATCCCTTTCAACATTTCGATTACAAAGTAGC
This window of the Citrus sinensis cultivar Valencia sweet orange chromosome 8, DVS_A1.0, whole genome shotgun sequence genome carries:
- the LOC102613106 gene encoding endo-1,4-beta-xylanase 5-like, encoding MKYTPTSAGFLICFVLLGASLAASYDGPLYDFTAYTECKELPEQPLYNGGMLKNHPPENFSSIAHFSTGFYTPAFILHNLTPGTIYCFSIWLKIEGANSAHVRASLKTENSVYNCVGSAAAKQGCWSFLKGGFVLDSPSNLSILFFQNSDDRDINIAVASASLQPFTDEQWRFNQQYIINTERKRAVTIHAADGSGDTLQGAEITIEQVSKDFPFGSAIASTILGNLPYQKWFVERFNAAVFENELKWYATEPEQGKINYTIADQMMEFVRSNQLIARGHNIFWEDPKYTPAWVRNLTGPALQSAVNSRIQSLMNKYKEEFIHWDVSNEMLHFDFYEQRLGHDATLHFYETAHQSDPLATLFMNEFNVVETCSDENSTVDRYISRLRELKRGGVLMDGIGLESHFTVPNLPLMRAILDKLATLNLPIWLTEVDISGKLDKETQAVYLEQVLREGFSHPSVNGIMLWTALHPNGCYQMCLTDNNLQNLPAGNIVDKLLKEWQTGEVTGHTDGHGSFSFYGFLGEYTVSVKYGNRTANSTFSLCQGDETRHVTIRV